From Trichoderma atroviride chromosome 1, complete sequence, one genomic window encodes:
- a CDS encoding uncharacterized protein (TransMembrane:1 (o543-564i)~BUSCO:EOG092D0R9A): MSLVADQVRRLDAYLDRLPVLSEEASEDGASEAGHAFATAEVLDAPRLDRLLHIIRSLSTTSSSEPLLNIQRVKILLNESGIATIADTVHGAASEAHARTKTPYENEIEWLLVSKATVQVYGAILNSLVDRIVPLSDDMWYWDGVLSSYSYSSLYTVQTSPLRLWAWSLDIYQASQSRLRSLSAADASAELVQSTRSTLSQPWSRFYGVVRESIREHSFANIQRKVLSPVALCRAEARRKQAHLRKLREMTASGLGVLMDEGLQLGHDDERAGVQDHEDLKGVVERSVALMDMVLKEASSLDINIPDFEEKVFAGVEEDAELSVHVEEDMTQYRPSTLARRLLQIIDKTLPQHIDAMQLLANENGPPPAIVRYWLPALIGITSSTTILKILVNRKADIIDWIAGFGSTLRDFWLNWVVQPTEKVIKTIRHDETSEIAIMSRDSLKADRESLERMVVDFATEKPHYAVGTSSITDAQIAEIRTKVAEGDVTPVLKAYEQELRKPFVGALRGDLVRSLLIQVQKTKVDLEVAMTGIDSLLKSQELVFGFVGLTPGVFVSVGVFQYLRSVFGSRSGRRHSKTSGKAIRILRNIDRILSEARPTENNVLSYKDHGLLLCEVHVLRSLAGGLMPDNLQKEFLEDLDDLANVKGVHIQAKALERIRWAYARWIR; this comes from the exons ATGTCGTTGGTGGCAGA CCAGGTGCGTCGCCTGGATGCGTACCTCGACCGCCTGCCTGTCCTGTCCGAGGAGGCATCTGAAGATGGAGCTTCCGAAGCTGGCCACGCTTTCGCCACGGCAGAGGTGCTGGACGCTCCACGACTCGATCGTTTGCTGCACATTATTCGCTCGCTGAGCACCACCTCCTCTTCGGAACCGTTACTCAATATCCAACGTGTCAAGATCCTCCTCAACGAATCTGGTATTGCTACGATTGCAGATACCGTCCATGGCGCTGCATCGGAAGCCCACGCACGAACCAAGACGCCGTACGAGAACGAAATCGAGTGGCTCCTAGTCTCAAAAGCAACAGTCCAGGTCTATGGAGCTATCCTCAACTCCTTGGTCGATCGCATCGTTCCTCTTAGCGATGATATGTGGTACTGGGATGGCGTCTTGAGCTCTTACAGCTACAGTAGTCTGTATACGGTGCAGACATCTCCCCTACGGCTCTGGGCCTGGTCACTTGATATATATCAGGCTAGTCAGTCACGGCTACGCTCTCTGTCTGCAGCAGACGCTTCGGCCGAGCTTGTCCAGTCTACAAGGTCCACGCTATCACAGCCATGGAGCAGATTCTACGGTGTTGTTCGCGAAAGCATCCGAGAGCACTCGTTTGCCAACATCCAGCGAAAGGTGCTTTCGCCCGTCGCTCTATGTCGAGCCGAGGCTCGTCGGAAACAAGCACATCTGCGGAAGCTGAGAGAAATGACAGCTAGCGGTCTCGGAGTGCTCATGGACGAAGGActtcagcttggccatgacGATGAGAGAGCTGGAGTACAGGATCATGAAGACCTCAAAGGCGTAGTGGAGCGAAGCGTAGCACTGATGGACATGGTCCTCAAAGAAGCAAGCAGTCTTGACATTAACATTCCCGActttgaagaaaaagtattTGCaggcgttgaagaagacgcagagCTGTCTGTCCACGTCGAGGAAGACATGACTCAATATCGTCCAAGCACACTGGCCCGCCGTCTGCTTCAGATCATTGACAAGACGCTTCCTCAACATATTGACGCTATGCAGCTTCTCGCAAATGAAAATGGCCCACCCCCGGCCATTGTGCGATACTGGCTGCCCGCTCTCATTGGCATCACATCATCTACAACCATCCTCAAGATCCTGGTCAATCGCAAGGCAGACATTATAGACTGGATTGCGGGTTTCGGCAGTACATTGCGAGATTTCTGGCTCAACTGGGTTGTTCAACCGACTGAAAAGGTCATCAAGACTATCCGGCACGACGAAACCAGCGAGATTGCAATCATGAGCAGGGATAGCCTCAAAGCTGACCGCGAGAGTCTGGAGCGAATGGTTGTAGATTTTGCCACTGAAAAGCCTCATTACGCTGTTGGCACCTCATCCATCACTGACGCCCAAATTGCCGAAATCCGCACCAAGGTAGCTGAGGGTGATGTAACCCCAGTTTTAAAAGCATATGAGCAAGAGCTCAGAAAGCCGTTTGTCGGTGCTCTCCGGGGCGACCTTGTCCGGTCTCTCCTGATCCAGGTCCAAAAGACAAAGGTTGATCTGGAAGTTGCCATGACAGGTATTGACTCACTCCTGAAGAGCCAGGAGTTGGTCTTTGGTTTCGTTGGGTTGACTCCCGGTGTCTTTGTTTCGGTTGGCGTCTTCCAGTATCTCCGCAGCGTCTTTGGTAGCCGATCTGGACGGCGCCACAGCAAAACCTCTGGCAAGGCAATTCGTATCCTTCGAAACATTGACCGCATCCTCTCTGAGGCACGGCCCACGGAGAACAATGTCTTGTCGTACAAGGATCACGGTCTCCTGTTGTGCGAAGTTCACGTGCTTCGAAGCTTGGCTGGCGGTTTGATGCCGGATAACCTACAGAAGGAGTTTTTGGAAGATTTGGATGACTTGGCGAATGTCAAGGGGGTGCACATTCAAGCAAAGGCTTTGGAGAGAATTCGCTGGGCGTATGCCAGATGGATTAGGTAG
- a CDS encoding uncharacterized protein (BUSCO:EOG092D0R2T): MAPSAIDERMPQAPPEKTYPPAKIFPVKETKFEQFIEPESDGRKKALEQPGNAAIVIDNGSSAVRAGWSFESAPRLNIPPVMAKYRDRKLGKTFSFAGSDCYADTTARGHIRNAFEAGTGIISNWDVTEHVLDYIFLKLGMNDASGGIDVPVVMTEAVANLPYSRKSMTEIIFECYGAPSLAYGIDSLFSYRHNKGKTGLVVSSSHTSTHIIPVYNSKALLSQATRLNWGGYHNAEYLLKLIRLKYPAFTGKLNSSQAEHMVRDHFYVSKDYDAEIRDYLDWTGLEDRDIVIQYPYVEEVIVQKSQEELDRIAERKKESGRRLQEQAAKMRLEKLIKKEQDLEYYKNLQGKIVDETKKETRRLLDSHDIKDENQLEKIIKELEKSIKKARTKDVGGDPEEEQEQPDFGLLEIPDEELDEAQLKQKRQQRLMKSNHEARARAKAEKEAEKARAAEEERLDQERRENDLEGWLGEKHQALQKALQKIKERDRLKQDLGNRKSLASQIRMKSIANLASDNPTKKRRRGGDDDNFGANDDDWGVYRQIAVGDNSDEEQEEEDLASTLKTLEQDLLRYDPNFTYENTQDAQTVWSKSLLHAFARGPRPIDPASQAELHQIHLNVERIRVPEVVFRPSIAGVDQAGIIEIAGDVLNQRLGSLPNRDDFLKDVFLTGGNTLFRNFDERVRDGLRALLPADSPLRVRRAEDALLDAWKGAAGWVGSSAWKTAAISREEYQEKGPEYIKEHDMGNSYA, encoded by the exons ATGGCTCCATCTGCAATCGACGAGCGGATGCCCCAGGCGCCGCCCGAAAAGACGTACCCGCCGGCCAAGATATTCCCTGTCAAGGAGACCAAGTTTGAACAGTTCATCGAGCCCGAGTCCGATGGCCGGAAGAAAGCCCTGGAGCAGCCCGGCAATGCTGCCATTGTGATAGATAATG GATCCTCCGCCGTTCGAGCAGGCTGGTCCTTTGAGTCCGCGCCGCGATTAAACATCCCGCCCGTCATGGCCAAGTACCGAGATCGAAAGCTCGGCAAGACCTTCTCCTTTGCTGGTTCAGACTGCTATGCCGATACCACCGCGCGCGGCCACATACGCAACGCATTCGAAGCCGGCACCGGCATAATAAGCAACTGGGACGTGACGGAGCACGTCTTGGACTACATCTTTCTGAAGCTGGGCATGAATGATGCGAGCGGCGGCATTGATGTGCCGGTTGTGATGACCGAGGCTGTTGCCAACCTGCCTTATTCAAGGAAAT CCATGACCGAGATCATCTTTGAATGCTACGGCGCACCATCTCTTGCCTACGGTATCGATTCGCTCTTCTCATACAGACATAACAAGGGAAAGACAGGGCTAGTGGTGTCTTCCTCCCATACATCTACCCACATAATACCCGTCTATAATTCGAAAGCGCTCCTTTCCCAGGCTACACGCCTCAACTGGGGCGGTTATCACAACGCCGAGTACCTGCTCAAGCTGATTCGGTTAAAGTATCCCGCTTTTACGGGCAAGCTCAACTCTTCGCAAGCAGAGCACATGGTGCGGGATCATTTCTACGTCTCCAAAGACTACGATGCCGAAATTCGCGACTACCTTGACTGGACAGGACTAGAAGACCGAGATATTGTCATCCAGTACCCATACGTAGAGGAAGTGATTGTTCAAAAGAGTCAGGAAGAGTTGGATCGCATTGCGGAGCGCAAAAAGGAGAGTGGAAGACGGCTACAGGAGcaggcggccaagatgcGGCTCGAAaagctcatcaagaaggAGCAGGACTTGGAATATTACAAAAACCTGCAGGGTAAAATCGTCGACGAGACGAAAAAGGAAACTCGACGCCTTCTCGACAGCCACGACATCAAGGACGAGAATCAGCTCGAGAAGATTATCAAGGAACTGGAAAAGTCCATCAAAAAGGCCCGCACCAAGGATGTCGGAGGCGACCCCgaggaagaacaagaacagcCAGACTTTGGCCTCCTAGAAATCCCCGACGAGGAGCTCGACGAAGCACAACTAAAGCAgaagcgccagcagcgcctcatGAAATCTAACCACGAAGCCCGCGCCCGCGCAAAGGCCGAAAAGGAGGCCGAAAAGGCCCGCgccgccgaagaagagcgcTTAGATCAAGAACGCCGCGAAAACGATTTGGAAGGATGGCTCGGCGAAAAGCACCAGGCCCTGCAGAAGGCTCTCCAGAAGATCAAGGAGCGCGACAGGCTGAAGCAAGACCTCGGCAACCGCAAATCGCTCGCCTCCCAGATCCGCATGAAGAGCATCGCCAACCTCGCCTCCGACAACCCCACCAAGAAGCGGCGgcgcggcggcgacgacgacaacttTGGCgcaaacgacgacgactggGGCGTGTACCGCCAGATCGCCGTGGGCGACAACAGCGACGAggagcaagaggaggaggatctCGCGTCGACGCTCAAGACGCTGGAGCAGGACCTGCTCAGGTACGACCCCAACTTCACCTACGAAAACACCCAGGACGCCCAGACCGTGTGGTCCAAATCCCTCCTGCACGCCTTTGCCCGCGGCCCACGGCCCATCGACCCGGCGTCCCAGGCAGAGCTGCACCAGATCCACCTCAACGTCGAGCGCATCCGCGTGCCAGAGGTCGTCTTCCGCCCGTCCATTGCCGGCGTCGACCAGGCCGGCATCATCGAGATTGCAGGCGACGTGCTGAACCAACGCCTCGGATCGCTGCCCAACCGCGACGACTTCCTCAAGGACGTCTTCCTCACGGGCGGAAACACCCTGTTCCGCAACTTTGACGAGCGCGTGCGCGATGGCCTGAGGGCCCTGCTGCCGGCAGATTCGCCGCTGCGGGTGAGGAGGGCAGAGGACGCGCTGCTGGATGCGTGGAAGGGGGCTGCGGGCTGGGTTGGGTCGTCGGCGTGGAAGACGGCGGCGATATCGCGGGAGGAGTATCAGGAAAAGGGGCCGGAGTATATCAAG GAGCACGACATGGGCAATTCATACGCGTGA
- a CDS encoding uncharacterized protein (EggNog:ENOG41~MEROPS:MER0005900), with product MRVPIQRLPPSHIASERLVEESETITLLLATLLIPGRGEPIHNGLLAVKGSKIDWVGAYADIPAKYKGITPRRVPVLMPGLWDCHVHFMGLDLTNAESAASAAYLPGFNALAGAISVEDLKMTLMAGYTSVRELGGYGCDLWPGVQNGPLIGPNIYGAVAPLSITGGHGDEHSTPIRTVLDAMNYGGSPVAVCDGVDDCIKTVRKLVRRGARCIKVCSTGGVLSLNDNPQDRQFSDEELKAIVDEAARSGRAVAAHAIGKAGILAALRAGVKSIEHGMYMDDEVADLILEKDAVFVGTQHIVRTLARDYRELPPPVQRKLLTVNAKAKASYQLAIKKGLKIALGTDMLSSARASPLSHGNNAKEITYAVELGMTPLQAIECATANGPEVLGGMAPLSGQLKAGYDADIIAVASNPLDDIRVLTDPSNVTHVWKGGKLFKSQPRIPTQATVSY from the coding sequence ATGCGGGTCCCTATCCAGCGCCTACCCCCGTCGCATATTGCCTCGGAGCGTCTAgttgaagagagcgagacAATCACTCTGCTCTTGGCGACGCTGCTGATCCCAGGCCGCGGAGAGCCTATTCACAACGGACTGCTGGCTGTCAAAGGCAGTAAAATCGACTGGGTTGGCGCATATGCCGACATACCGGCCAAGTACAAGGGCATTACGCCGAGGCGCGTCCCAGTCCTGATGCCAGGCCTGTGGGATTGCCACGTCCACTTCATGGGGCTGGATCTCACCAATGCAGAGAGCGCTGCCAGCGCCGCGTATCTCCCCGGCTTCAATGCGTTGGCCGGCGCCATCTCGGTGGAGGACTTGAAGATGACGCTGATGGCGGGCTACACATCGGTGCGAGAGCTCGGCGGCTATGGATGCGATCTGTGGCCGGGCGTGCAGAACGGCCCCTTGATCGGCCCCAACATCTACGGCGCAGTTGCTCCGCTGTCCATCACGGGCGGCCACGGGGATGAGCACTCGACGCCGATTCGGACTGTCCTGGATGCCATGAACTACGGCGGCTCTCCCGTGGCGGTATgcgatggcgttgacgaCTGTATCAAGACGGTTCGCAAACTGGTACGGCGAGGGGCTCGCTGCATCAAGGTCTGCTCCACGGGAGGCGTCCTCAGCCTCAACGACAACCCACAGGACCGCCAGTTCTCGgacgaagagctcaaggccattgtcgacGAGGCAGCGCGGAGTGGACGAGCCGTGGCAGCCCATGCCATAGGCAAGGCCGGCATCCTGGCGGCGCTCCGAGCCGGCGTCAAGTCGATCGAGCACGGCATGTACATGGACGACGAGGTGGCCGACCTGATACTGGAAAAAGACGCCGTCTTTGTCGGTACGCAGCACATTGTTCGAACCCTGGCGCGAGACTACCGCGAGCTGCCCCCTCCCGTCCAGCGGAAGCTGCTTACCGTCAacgcaaaggccaaggcttcATACCAGCTGGCCATCAAGAAGGGCCTCAAGATTGCTCTGGGAACCGACAtgctcagcagcgccaggGCATCTCCCCTCTCACACGGCAACAATGCAAAGGAGATCACGTACGCGGTCGAGCTGGGCATGACGCCTCTCCAGGCCATTGAGTGCGCAACAGCAAATGGTCCAGAGGTGCTCGGAGGCATGGCGCCCCTGAGCGGGCAGCTCAAGGCCGGGTATGACGCCGATATCATTGCCGTTGCGTCGAACCCGCTAGACGACATCCGCGTCCTGACGGATCCCAGCAACGTCACGCACGTCTGGAAGGGTGGGAAGCTGTTCAAGAGCCAGCCGAGAATACCGACCCAAGCGACCGTCTCTTATTAG
- a CDS encoding uncharacterized protein (EggNog:ENOG41~TransMembrane:10 (i39-61o73-95i115-139o145-169i181-204o210-237i249-267o297-324i336-355o361-380i)), producing the protein MATTTARAPLPAADNQVIANNHNCNSCTSEKNKHGWRKIVRNFTPSWFAVNMGTGIVSILLHNLPWNGYWLHVISYIFFALNILLFAIFFTISLLRYTLYPEIWFAMIAHPAQSLFLGCFPMGFATIINMMIFACAQWGPWLVYLAWAFWWIDVLISFATAISMPFIVMHRHRPDLHTTTAALLLPIVPAVVAAATGGIVADALPSISHAYATLIVSYVLWGIGQALSACVMALYFHRLTIHSLPPREVIVSVFLPVGPLGQGGFGIQQLGKVALKVIPHTEMFHVAGVDPTRGAEFLYFVGIFFGIVMWGFALAWVCFALIILRTTRSFPFNMGWWGFTFPLGVWATCTSALWQNLGSEFFKYITMILSLVVLLLWILVTLRTIQRVITGEMFVAPCLDSLKEKQAEVEESKA; encoded by the exons ATGGCGACAACTACCGCCAGGGCACCTTTGCCCGCTGCCGATAACCAAGTCATAGCCAACAACCATAACTGCAATTCATGTACTTCAGAGAAGAACAAACATGGTTGGCGGAAAATCGTCCGCAACTTTACGCCATC ATGGTTCGCCGTCAACATGGGCACAGgcatcgtctccatcctCCTCCACAACCTCCCTTGGAACGGCTACTGGCTACACGTCATCTCctacatcttcttcgccctcAACATCCTCCTCTTTGCAATCTTCTTCACAATCTCCCTCCTTCGATACACGCTCTATCCCGAGATTTGGTTCGCCATGATTGCCCATCCGGCACAATCGCTCTTCCTGGGATGCTTCCCCATGGGCTTTGCAA ccatcatcaacatgaTGATCTTTGCCTGCGCCCAATGGGGCCCCTGGCTCGTCTACCTCGCCTGGGCCTTCTGGTGGATCGACGTCCTCATCTCCTTCGCAACCGCAATCTCCATGCCCTTCATCGTCATGCACCGCCACCGCCCCGACCTgcacaccaccaccgccgcgcTCCTCCTGCCCATCGTCCcggccgtcgtcgccgcaGCCACgggcggcatcgtcgccgacGCCCTCCCCAGCATCAGCCACGCCTACGCCACGCTCATCGTCTCCTACGTGCTCTGGGGCATCGGCCAGGCCCTCTCCGCCTGCGTCATGGCCCTCTACTTCCACCGCCTGACGATCCACTCGCTGCCCCCGCGAGAGGTCATCGTCTCCGTCTTCCTCCCCGTCGGGCCCCTTGGCCAGGGCGGCTTcggcatccagcagctcggcaaGGTGGCCCTCAAAGTCATCCCCCACACGGAAATGTTCCACGTCGCCGGCGTGGATCCCACCCGCGGCGCCGAGTTCCTCTACTTTgtcggcatcttcttcggcatcgtcatGTGGGGGTTCGCTCTGGCCTGGGTGTGCTTTGCTCTCATCATCCTGAGAACTACGCGGTCGTTTCCCTTCAACATGGGCTGGTGGGGATTTACTTTCCCGCTGGGCGTGTGGGCAACCTGCACCAGCGCCTTGTGGCAGAATCTGGGAAGCGAGTTTTTCAAGTATATAACCATG ATACTCTCTCTCGTTGTCCTTCTCCTTTGGATTCTCGTCACTCTACGGACAATACAACGCGTCATCACCGGCGAAATGTTTGTTGCCCCGTGCCTCGACAGtctcaaggagaagcaagcAGAAGTCGAGGAAAGCAAAGCATAA
- a CDS encoding uncharacterized protein (EggNog:ENOG41~TransMembrane:3 (o20-38i58-82o88-110i)) encodes MSMWLSDNQSMHRELVPRSGWSSAQAILFLIGLTIIIGPQKTFLFFARKQKAKGTAAFFAGLTLILIKWTFIGFIVEAYGIAVLFGDFLGTIAGFARGLPVIGPYIGMLVDRMGLGRRNAELPV; translated from the exons ATGTCGATGTGGCTGTCGGATAACCAGAGTATGCACCGCGAGCTTGTCCCC AGATCGGGGTGGTCTTCTGCTCAGGCG ATCCTTTTCCTCATCGGCCTGACAATCATCATCGGTCCTCAAAAGacgtttctcttctttgcccgaaaacaaaaagcaaaaggcacaGCAGCATTTTTTGCGGGCCTCACGCTGATATTGATAAAATGGACCTTTATCGGCTTCATAGTAGAAGCCTACGGCATAGCCGTATTATTCGGGGACTTTTTGGGGACGATTGCTGGATTCGCTCGAGGTCTGCCGGTAATCGGACCATATATCGGCATGCTGGTAGATCGGATGGGTCTGGGGCGCCGCAACGCTGAGCTGCCCGTCTAA
- a CDS encoding uncharacterized protein (BUSCO:EOG092D4O4M) — MAAPTEAQLAHIELLEQLDIHSIHKNFRNPNWKPNQRRNKNLKAIVGDASKREASALATPQDISGDATPADDGLSTSGTSTPATSNNGNPPPPNLAQASRSLSKLVLEKSLKPPGGGLATGGVTAPSATYTNIESAPSLAHSKHYCDITGLPAPYMDPKTRLRYHNKEVFGLIRTLPQSSAEQFLAARGAHTVLK; from the coding sequence ATGGCCGCTCCCACAGAAGCGCAGCTCGCGCACATCGAGCTCCTCGAACAACTCGACATCCACTCCATCCACAAGAACTTCCGCAACCCCAACTGGAAGCCCAACCAGCGACGAAACAAGAACCTCAAAGCCATAGTAGGCGACGCGTCCAAACGAGAGGCCTCCGCGCTCGCCACGCCGCAAGACATCAGCGGCGACGCAACTCCGGCCGACGACGGCCTGTCCACCAGCGGCACCTCGACGCCCGCGACAAGCAACAACGGAAACCCGCCGCCTCCCAACCTCGCGCAGGCATCGCGTAGCTTGTCGAAGCTCGTGCTGGAGAAGTCGCTGAAGCCGCCCGGAGGAGGATTAGCGACTGGAGGCGTGACGGCTCCGAGCGCGACATACACAAACATCGAGTCGGCCCCTTCATTAGCACACTCGAAGCATTATTGCGACATCACGGGTCTGCCAGCGCCGTACATGGACCCcaagacgaggctgcggtATCACAATAAGGAGGTGTTTGGGTTGATTAGGACATTGCCTCAGAGCTCTGCGGAGCAGTTCCTGGCCGCTCGTGGTGCGCATACGGTGCTGAAATGA